A window of the Astyanax mexicanus isolate ESR-SI-001 chromosome 22, AstMex3_surface, whole genome shotgun sequence genome harbors these coding sequences:
- the ela3l gene encoding elastase 3 like — protein MLPFVLASVLIASALGCGVPPIEPLTTRVVNGVDAIPHSWPWQISLQYLRDNEWRHTCGGSLIATNWVLTAAHCINEKNTYRVYVGKYNLVEEEAGSRAFSTETIVVHEKWNPIFVAFGNDVALIKLSEHVTLSDTVQLTCMPAPGTLLPNNYPCYISGWGRISTGGPIADKLQQALMPVVDHATCTKLDWWGPALRDTMVCAGGDGIVGGCNGDSGGPLNCRNAEGVWEVHGIASFVSGLGCNYEKKPTVFTRVSAFNDWINQVMMKN, from the exons ATGCTCCCTTTCGTTTTGGCATCGGTGCTCATCGCTAGCG CTCTGGGGTGCGGCGTTCCCCCCATTGAGCCCCTCACCACCCGCGTGGTTAACGGAGTGGATGCCATTCCTCACAGCTGGCCCTGGCAG ATCTCTCTGCAGTACCTGCGAGACAACGAGTGGAGACACACCTGTGGAGGATCTCTCATCGCCACCAACTGGGTGCTGACTGCTGCTCACTGTATCAA TGAGAAGAACACCTACCGCGTTTATGTTGGAAAGTATAacctggtggaggaggaggctgGATCCAGGGCCTTCAGCACCGAGACCATCGTGGTGCACGAGAAGTGGAACCCTATTTTCGTGGCCTTCGG GAACGACGTGGCTCTGATTAAGCTGTCTGAGCACGTGACCCTGAGTGATACTGTGCAGCTGACCTGCATGCCCGCTCCTGGAACCCTCCTGCCCAACAACTACCCCTGCTACATCAGCGGCTGGGGCAGAATCTCCA CCGGAGGACCCATCGCTGATAAGCTCCAGCAGGCCCTGATGCCCGTGGTGGATCACGCCACCTGCACCAAGCTGGACTGGTGGGGTCCTGCTCTGAGGGACACCATGGTGTGCGCTGGAGGAGACGGAATCGTCGGCGGCTGCAAC GGTGACTCCGGTGGTCCGCTGAACTGCAGGAACGCTGAGGGTGTTTGGGAGGTGCACGGTATCGCCAGCTTCGTCTCTGGTTTGGGCTGCAACTATGAGAAGAAGCCCACCGTCTTCACCCGCGTGTCTGCCTTCAACGACTGGATCAACCAG GTTATGATGAAGAACTAA